Sequence from the Egibacter rhizosphaerae genome:
GATGGCGGCCCTAACATCCCGCCGGTCATCGAGAACACCCGGCGAGCTCCGGGAACCAGGAGTCACGTGCAGCTGCCAGCAACCCTCGAGATCGTCGCCGCGGCACTCCCGGTCGTGCTGCTCGGGACCCTGGTGGTCTGGCGACGCTGGGCGCTCACTCGGGCCGGCTGGTTCAGTCTCGGGATCGCCGTGCTCGTCGCCCTGGGTGCGGCCGGGCTCGATGCGACGGGCCTGGCCGTGGCTGTCGGCAAGGGAGCCTGGACCGGGGGCTGGATCCTCCTGATCGTCGTGCCCGCGCTCCTCGTCTACGAGCTCGTGCAGCGGGCGGGCGCGCTCGCACGCCTCTCGGAGGAGCTGGGCCGGCTGGCGGGCACGAAGGCGCGCCAACTCCTCCTCTTCGCATGGACCGTGCCGTCCTTCGTCCAAGGGGTGGCGGGGTTCGGCGTGCCGATCGTGGTCGCCGCCCCCATGCTCGTGGCCGCCGGGTTCGCCCCGGCCGCGGCCATCGCGGCGGTCCTCGTGGGCTACCACTGGTCGGTGACGTTCGGCTCCATGGGCTCGTCGTTCTTCGTGGCCGCCGGTACGGCGGAACTCACCGTCACCGAGACCGCGCGGTTCGCGCTGCTCGCCTCCTCGTTGCTCGCGGTGAACGCGCTGCTCGCCGGCCTGCTGCTCCTGCGGCGAGCCGGCCCGGACGGGGGTGCACGCGGCGCCATCCTCCCCCTGGTCGTCACCGCGGTCGCGATGGGCTCGGTGCTCGTCGGGGTCGCCGCGGTCCAACCGGCCCTGGGCTCGACCGCGGCGGGGCTGGCGGGCGTGGTCGTCCTCGCTCTGTTCCTGCGTCGGGGCGGCGGCCGGGTCTCCCCGCGACCGCTCGCCCTCGCCGCGGCACCGTACGCCGGCCTCACCCTGCTCGTCGTCGTCGCGTTCGGGGTGCCGCCCGTCCGCGAACTGCTCGCCCGCGTTCCGACCCTCGCGCCGAGCTTTCCCGCGACGACCACCGACTTCGGGGAACGAGCCGCGGTCGCGGCCCATCAGCCGTTCGACCCGCTGCTCCACCCGTGGATCTATCTGCTCGCGATCGCGTTCGTGGCGTGGGCCGGCTATCGGCTCCTCGGCTGGCTGCCGCCCGGTGAGGGACGTGCCGCGCTCGCGGGCTGGGCGACCCGCGGACGCAAGACCGCCGCGAGCCTGCTCGGACTCACCATCCTGGCAGCGGTGATGGTCGAGGCCGGTCTCGTCTCCCGCCTGGCCGAGGCGTTCGTCGCGGCTCTCGGCCCGGGATTCGCGGCGATCTCCCCCGTCCTGGGGGCGCTGGGCACGGCGGTCACCGGCAGTACCACGGCTTCGAACGCCCTGTTGGCGCCGCTCCAGGCCGGGGCGGCCGATCAACTCGGCGCGGACATGGCCGCCATGCTCACCGGACAGACCGCGGGCGGCAACGTCGGGAACGCGCTCACACCCCTGAACGTGGCGATCGCAGCCGGCGCAGTCGGGGCGACGGGCGAAGAGGGCGCGATCATTCGCGACGCGAGCAAGGACGCGGTCCCGTTGCTCGTTCTTGCCGCGGTCGCGACCACCGCGCTCGTCTGGTTGCTCTGACCGGCGAGGCCTCGCCACCTACGTCACCCCACCGAGCCACAGCGAATCCGTCGAAGGACGCACGAACGGTGCTCTGATCCCGAGCACGACCCAC
This genomic interval carries:
- a CDS encoding L-lactate permease; amino-acid sequence: MQLPATLEIVAAALPVVLLGTLVVWRRWALTRAGWFSLGIAVLVALGAAGLDATGLAVAVGKGAWTGGWILLIVVPALLVYELVQRAGALARLSEELGRLAGTKARQLLLFAWTVPSFVQGVAGFGVPIVVAAPMLVAAGFAPAAAIAAVLVGYHWSVTFGSMGSSFFVAAGTAELTVTETARFALLASSLLAVNALLAGLLLLRRAGPDGGARGAILPLVVTAVAMGSVLVGVAAVQPALGSTAAGLAGVVVLALFLRRGGGRVSPRPLALAAAPYAGLTLLVVVAFGVPPVRELLARVPTLAPSFPATTTDFGERAAVAAHQPFDPLLHPWIYLLAIAFVAWAGYRLLGWLPPGEGRAALAGWATRGRKTAASLLGLTILAAVMVEAGLVSRLAEAFVAALGPGFAAISPVLGALGTAVTGSTTASNALLAPLQAGAADQLGADMAAMLTGQTAGGNVGNALTPLNVAIAAGAVGATGEEGAIIRDASKDAVPLLVLAAVATTALVWLL